One genomic window of Stigmatella ashevillena includes the following:
- a CDS encoding fatty acid desaturase: MVAVPPTPSVIDVDTVRAPADSRGVAWWRRWEIPTWLVAVAIYGAWAGLVLFHDAIPWPLLVLAGAYVLAWHFSLQHEAIHGWRSIPLWLRTALVWPPIGGWLPFALYRHSHTVHHRNHNLTYPGLDTESVYHREEDWARYSKAWRAVLMFNQTLLGRMLIGPVLRLRKLLLTEGALVRAGDFRNGGIWLRFAVGLAAVLWFVSSVAHMPIWKYYLLMVYPAFSLGLVRAFIEHRWGEHPEERVASVESNWVFGLLFLWNNLHIVHHLDPVLPWYEIPGAYRRDREGLLRRNGSYVFRGYGEIARRWLLRPVFIPIHPRGAPDKAVTLAAHRGA, translated from the coding sequence ATGGTAGCTGTTCCCCCGACCCCATCTGTCATCGATGTCGACACCGTCCGCGCTCCAGCGGACTCGCGTGGCGTCGCCTGGTGGCGGCGTTGGGAGATTCCGACCTGGCTCGTCGCCGTCGCCATCTACGGCGCCTGGGCAGGGCTGGTGTTGTTCCATGACGCGATTCCCTGGCCGCTCCTGGTGCTTGCCGGCGCCTATGTGCTCGCCTGGCACTTCTCGTTGCAGCACGAGGCGATCCACGGCTGGCGGAGCATCCCGCTCTGGTTGCGCACGGCGCTCGTCTGGCCGCCGATAGGGGGCTGGCTGCCCTTCGCGCTCTACCGGCACAGTCACACCGTCCACCACCGCAACCACAACCTGACCTATCCGGGGCTGGACACCGAGAGCGTGTATCACCGCGAAGAAGACTGGGCCCGCTATTCGAAGGCGTGGCGGGCGGTCCTGATGTTCAACCAGACCCTGCTCGGGCGCATGCTGATCGGGCCGGTCCTGCGCCTTCGCAAGCTGTTGCTGACAGAGGGGGCGCTGGTGCGCGCGGGTGACTTCCGCAACGGCGGCATCTGGTTACGCTTCGCCGTGGGGCTGGCGGCGGTGCTGTGGTTCGTCTCGTCCGTTGCCCACATGCCGATCTGGAAGTACTACCTTCTGATGGTCTACCCGGCCTTCAGCCTGGGACTGGTGCGAGCCTTTATCGAGCACCGTTGGGGCGAGCATCCGGAGGAGCGGGTCGCGAGTGTCGAGAGCAACTGGGTTTTCGGCCTGCTGTTCCTGTGGAACAACCTTCACATCGTGCACCACCTGGATCCGGTCCTGCCCTGGTACGAAATCCCCGGCGCCTACCGCCGCGACCGCGAGGGGCTGTTGCGCCGCAACGGCTCCTACGTGTTCAGGGGTTATGGGGAGATCGCGCGGCGCTGGTTGCTGAGGCCGGTGTTCATCCCCATCCACCCGCGCGGGGCGCCCGACAAGGCCGTGACGCTCGCGGCGCATCGTGGCGCCTAG
- a CDS encoding phosphate/phosphite/phosphonate ABC transporter substrate-binding protein encodes MTASLPMYNAPGMRAANTAFWTALSGLLREAGLDGVPESLSFERPPVPDVIGDEVLFTQVCGYPLQTVYQGQYRLLARPCYDAAGCTGSTHSAFLVARKSSPARRVADLRGQRFALNSLHSNSGMNLPRRMLAEVAGGKPFFGEVLETGGHGASMRLVAEGGADCASIDCLTYAFSQDHQPELVEELRVIAQTPSSPTLPFVTSARTDDATVAVLQRCLYRMSAEPRLASVLSGLRISRIEPAPRAEYSALLDHARRAAELGYPVLA; translated from the coding sequence ATGACCGCCAGCCTTCCGATGTACAACGCCCCTGGCATGCGGGCGGCGAACACCGCCTTTTGGACGGCCCTGAGTGGGCTGCTGCGCGAGGCGGGGCTTGACGGCGTGCCCGAGAGCCTGTCGTTCGAACGGCCGCCGGTGCCCGACGTGATCGGTGACGAGGTGCTGTTCACCCAGGTCTGCGGTTATCCCCTGCAGACCGTCTATCAAGGCCAGTACCGGCTCCTGGCCCGGCCCTGCTACGACGCCGCGGGCTGCACCGGCTCCACCCACAGCGCCTTCCTCGTGGCGCGGAAGTCTTCGCCTGCGCGCCGGGTGGCCGACCTGCGCGGTCAGCGCTTCGCCCTCAACAGCCTTCACTCCAACTCGGGCATGAACCTGCCGCGCCGGATGCTGGCGGAAGTGGCCGGCGGCAAGCCTTTCTTCGGCGAGGTGCTCGAGACCGGTGGCCATGGTGCCAGCATGAGGCTGGTCGCCGAGGGCGGCGCCGACTGCGCCTCGATCGACTGCCTGACCTACGCCTTCTCCCAGGACCATCAGCCGGAGTTGGTCGAGGAACTCCGGGTCATCGCCCAGACGCCATCGAGCCCCACCCTGCCGTTCGTCACCTCGGCCCGCACCGACGACGCGACCGTGGCCGTGCTGCAGCGGTGCCTGTACCGGATGTCAGCGGAGCCTCGCCTCGCCAGCGTGTTGAGCGGCTTGCGGATCTCCCGTATCGAGCCGGCGCCGCGGGCCGAGTACAGCGCCCTCCTCGACCACGCGCGGCGGGCCGCCGAGCTGGGCTACCCTGTTCTGGCCTAG
- a CDS encoding TetR/AcrR family transcriptional regulator → MKKPTRADAQRNLDLLLEAAKAVFAESGVDAPVREIASRAGVGIATVYRHFPERAELIAAVYRREIDACAAAASALAREHEPFEALARWLHRFVSLIATKRGLAASLNAQDPAYQALPAYFRQHLEPVLKSLLNAAAAAGEVRDDIDPYELLRGVGNLSVPVAEVAPGYSRRMVDLLIDGLRYGTSEARTPAHSPASRQGPRRR, encoded by the coding sequence ATGAAGAAACCCACCCGAGCCGACGCCCAGCGCAACCTCGACTTGCTCCTCGAAGCGGCGAAGGCAGTGTTCGCCGAGTCCGGAGTCGACGCGCCCGTACGCGAGATCGCGTCGCGCGCTGGCGTCGGCATTGCGACGGTCTATCGGCACTTTCCCGAGCGAGCCGAGCTGATCGCCGCTGTGTACCGGCGCGAAATCGACGCCTGCGCGGCTGCCGCGTCAGCGCTGGCGCGTGAACATGAGCCGTTCGAGGCGCTGGCGCGGTGGCTTCATCGGTTCGTGAGCTTGATCGCCACCAAGCGCGGCCTCGCCGCGTCGCTCAATGCCCAAGATCCGGCGTATCAGGCGCTGCCTGCGTATTTCCGTCAGCACCTTGAGCCCGTGCTCAAGTCGTTGCTCAACGCCGCGGCGGCGGCAGGTGAGGTTCGCGATGACATCGATCCGTACGAACTCTTGCGCGGCGTGGGGAATCTCAGCGTTCCCGTCGCGGAAGTCGCACCCGGCTACTCTCGAAGAATGGTCGACTTGCTGATCGACGGGCTGCGCTACGGCACGTCTGAGGCTCGGACGCCTGCTCACAGTCCCGCATCACGCCAAGGGCCCCGACGTCGGTGA
- a CDS encoding aldo/keto reductase: MTAPSRKTQLGKTGPQVFPIALGCMGMSGAYGPSDESECIATIHEALERGVTLLDTADFYANGHNELLIRRAIEGQRAKVQLSVKFGAMRGPDGAFVGFDGRPAAVKNFVTYSLQRLGVDSIDVYRPARLDPAVPIEDTVGAIAELVKGGYVRNIGLSEVSAETIRRAAKVHPLSDLQIEYALITREPEKTLFPTLAELGMSATLYGVLSRGLLTGAKAEGARTHFPRFRGEAGQRNAAAVARFHAFAAERGMTPAQLSVAWVLAKQPTLVPVVGARTRKQLMDVLSALEKPLSPADVAAVEAILPNDAIVGARYPEQQMKLLDSER; the protein is encoded by the coding sequence ATGACCGCTCCCAGCCGCAAGACGCAACTCGGCAAAACGGGCCCGCAGGTGTTCCCCATTGCCCTCGGCTGCATGGGCATGTCGGGAGCGTACGGACCGTCTGACGAGAGCGAGTGCATCGCGACGATCCACGAGGCACTCGAGCGCGGAGTGACGCTCCTCGATACCGCCGACTTCTACGCCAACGGGCACAACGAGTTGCTGATTCGCCGCGCGATCGAGGGTCAACGCGCCAAGGTGCAGCTCTCCGTGAAGTTCGGAGCGATGCGAGGGCCAGACGGGGCCTTCGTGGGCTTCGACGGGCGCCCTGCGGCGGTGAAGAACTTCGTCACGTACAGCTTGCAACGGCTTGGGGTCGACTCCATCGACGTGTATCGACCGGCCCGGCTCGACCCGGCCGTGCCCATTGAAGACACGGTGGGTGCGATCGCCGAGTTGGTGAAGGGTGGCTACGTGCGGAACATCGGACTTTCCGAGGTCAGCGCCGAGACGATCCGTCGCGCTGCGAAAGTGCACCCCTTGAGCGACCTGCAGATCGAGTACGCGCTCATCACTCGCGAGCCGGAGAAGACCCTCTTCCCCACGCTCGCCGAACTCGGAATGAGCGCGACACTGTACGGCGTACTCTCCCGCGGGCTCTTGACGGGAGCGAAGGCCGAAGGCGCACGCACGCACTTCCCTCGCTTTCGTGGGGAGGCCGGCCAACGCAATGCGGCAGCCGTCGCGCGTTTCCACGCATTCGCTGCCGAGCGAGGCATGACACCTGCTCAGCTGTCCGTGGCCTGGGTGCTGGCGAAGCAACCGACACTCGTGCCCGTGGTCGGAGCACGCACGCGCAAGCAGCTGATGGACGTGCTCAGCGCGCTTGAGAAGCCCCTGTCGCCCGCCGACGTCGCGGCCGTCGAGGCAATCCTCCCGAACGATGCGATCGTTGGCGCGCGCTACCCCGAGCAACAGATGAAGCTCCTCGACAGCGAGCGCTGA
- a CDS encoding HAD family hydrolase, protein MSAARSRFSAVLFDMDGVLIHSKPVVEHSWRKVALSHGRHISDQEMHELVHGRPGSYTVNALFPNASAEEKQEIRNRVESIEERTPCASIAGVEKHIQSLAEYRIRFGLVTSGWQVRIEFVLQSLGLAGRFAVIVNRDDVSRGKPDPEPYLLAASRLGLPASETIVYEDSLSGVRSAAGAGAYCVGIGGEELLESGARTAVPDFTGITFQPRSPGEVAMRFPAGHELLMACSG, encoded by the coding sequence ATGAGTGCAGCCCGTTCCCGGTTCTCCGCCGTCCTCTTTGACATGGACGGAGTGCTCATCCACTCGAAGCCTGTCGTTGAACATTCCTGGAGGAAGGTGGCCCTGAGCCATGGGCGCCACATCAGCGACCAGGAGATGCACGAGCTCGTTCATGGGCGTCCGGGCAGCTACACGGTGAACGCGCTCTTTCCCAATGCCTCGGCAGAGGAGAAGCAGGAGATCCGCAACAGGGTGGAAAGCATCGAGGAGCGCACCCCCTGCGCATCGATTGCCGGCGTGGAGAAGCACATCCAGTCCCTGGCCGAATACCGGATCCGCTTCGGACTGGTGACGAGCGGTTGGCAGGTCCGGATCGAGTTTGTCCTCCAAAGCCTTGGGCTGGCGGGACGCTTCGCGGTGATTGTCAACCGTGACGACGTCAGCCGGGGGAAGCCGGACCCCGAGCCCTACCTGTTGGCGGCATCGCGGCTGGGCCTCCCTGCCTCGGAAACCATCGTCTACGAGGACTCCCTCAGCGGCGTGCGGTCTGCCGCTGGGGCGGGGGCCTACTGCGTGGGAATCGGCGGCGAGGAGCTGTTGGAGTCCGGGGCCCGGACGGCGGTCCCGGACTTCACGGGCATTACGTTCCAGCCCCGGTCTCCGGGAGAGGTGGCCATGCGATTCCCGGCTGGCCACGAATTACTGATGGCTTGCAGTGGCTGA
- a CDS encoding nuclear transport factor 2 family protein, with product MDFNGIANAFASHYYTTFDGGIASRSNLSALYRPESMLTWEGNQIQGQQNILANLTKPELANVKHRVSTTDAQPSSGGGVLVSVTGTLAIDNAFDKPMLFSEVFGLQPIPGQPGGFFVYNHVFRLILG from the coding sequence ATGGACTTCAATGGCATAGCCAATGCGTTCGCTTCCCATTACTACACCACCTTCGATGGCGGTATCGCCTCGCGCAGCAACCTCTCTGCGCTCTACCGGCCCGAATCCATGCTCACCTGGGAAGGAAATCAGATTCAAGGCCAGCAGAATATCCTGGCCAACTTGACCAAGCCTGAGTTGGCCAACGTCAAGCACAGAGTGAGCACGACCGACGCGCAGCCTTCTTCTGGAGGAGGCGTCCTGGTCTCCGTTACCGGCACCCTTGCCATCGATAACGCCTTCGACAAGCCGATGCTTTTCTCCGAGGTCTTCGGCCTTCAGCCGATTCCTGGTCAGCCCGGAGGCTTTTTTGTCTACAACCACGTCTTCCGCCTCATCCTAGGCTGA
- a CDS encoding Ig-like domain-containing protein: MHKTGLKFLAGALTGLALAGCGLDASPTEPLEPQAAEAGLKDTVKQQQNLIPTRKRFATQQQNLIPNRYIVVFKQPTGRTLSVSDVQQQAVGVAQQYGATVSRTYAHALQGFSAQMDERQAAAMRQDPRVDFIEQDSVVSISAQQTGATWGLDRLDQSERPLDGIYNYIGTGAGVNAYIIDTGIRLTHNEFQGRAVTGFDAVTPGGTANDCNGHGTHVAGTVGSATYGVAKGVKLHAVRVLNCDGEGTTEGVIAGMDWVTAHHTKPAVANMSLGGDASEALDQAVRNSIAAGVVYTVAAGNDTVDACTQSPARVAETLTVGATDKLDSLAYFSNYGTCVDLFAPGVTITSVSHKSDNSTTALSGTSMASPHAAGVAALILQGNPTLQGAEVAELVKFHATPGVVVNPGTGSPNLLLYSAISVPTGDVTPPVAVLTSPTAGTTVQGTVPLKAEAADNTAVQRVEFWVNGQFLGADESAPYELSWDTQRNLPGNASLVVKAFDTSFNASSSPAVSVTVANTGNASDNPALKAPACATLGAVCDTGLLLVGRGPRGPELNAPNTINSSCADGASGVFHGDESLDRLRIATVDGGPLVPGKLVTISATVWAFAEFSYDALDLFHAPDATNPTWTYLTTLVPTDKDTQLLSATLPLPAGSSLQAIRGVFSFGSTSVTSCSTNEYTDHDDLIFAVGENTPPTVVLTQPTAGTSVQDTVLLKATATDNTAVQRVEFWVNGQLLGTDTSAPYELPWNTWQSATGTATLVAKAFDTSANVGSSPPVSVTVTSTGNATHDPVLKAPICATVGAVCDTGSLLVGRGPKGPELNAPNTINSSCADGTSGTFHFDESLDRLRIATVDGGPLAPGKLVTISASVWAFTNFSVDTLTLFHAPDATNPTWTQFARLTPTAKDSQVLSATFTLPLGASLQAIRGLFTYGTAPVTSCSSSAYADHDDLIFAVGDAPPTSEVLSPSANSVVQGQVPVTVRATDDKQVKQVNFYVGTKYVGYKTVGNGNEYTLTFNSLNLANGPYDITAVAIDSAGQKTTSPGMPIIIQN; the protein is encoded by the coding sequence GTGCACAAGACGGGTCTGAAGTTTCTCGCGGGTGCCCTGACGGGCCTCGCCCTGGCGGGCTGTGGACTCGACGCCTCACCGACGGAACCCCTGGAGCCCCAGGCCGCCGAGGCCGGACTGAAGGACACCGTCAAGCAGCAGCAGAACCTCATCCCCACGCGGAAGCGCTTCGCCACACAACAGCAGAACCTCATTCCCAATCGGTACATCGTCGTCTTCAAGCAACCGACTGGACGCACCCTGTCCGTCTCGGACGTGCAACAGCAAGCGGTGGGCGTCGCCCAGCAATATGGCGCTACGGTCTCCCGCACCTATGCCCATGCGCTGCAAGGCTTCTCCGCGCAGATGGACGAGCGGCAGGCGGCGGCCATGCGCCAGGATCCCCGCGTGGACTTCATCGAGCAGGACTCGGTGGTGAGCATTTCCGCTCAGCAGACAGGCGCCACCTGGGGACTGGATCGCTTGGACCAGTCAGAGCGGCCCCTCGATGGCATCTACAACTACATCGGGACCGGCGCCGGGGTGAATGCCTATATCATCGACACGGGCATCCGCCTGACCCACAACGAGTTTCAAGGCCGTGCGGTGACCGGCTTCGACGCGGTCACCCCAGGCGGCACCGCCAATGACTGCAACGGCCATGGCACCCACGTGGCAGGCACCGTGGGGAGCGCCACCTACGGCGTGGCCAAGGGCGTGAAGCTGCACGCGGTGCGCGTGCTCAATTGCGACGGCGAAGGCACCACCGAAGGCGTCATCGCGGGCATGGATTGGGTGACCGCGCACCACACCAAGCCGGCGGTGGCCAACATGAGCCTGGGCGGCGACGCGTCAGAGGCGCTGGACCAGGCCGTCCGCAACTCCATCGCGGCCGGCGTCGTCTATACCGTGGCCGCGGGCAATGACACCGTGGATGCATGCACCCAGTCTCCAGCCCGTGTCGCCGAGACGCTCACGGTGGGGGCCACCGACAAGCTCGATTCCCTGGCGTACTTCTCCAACTATGGCACCTGCGTGGATCTCTTCGCGCCGGGCGTGACCATCACCTCGGTCTCCCACAAGAGCGACAACTCCACCACCGCGCTCAGCGGCACGTCCATGGCCAGCCCACACGCGGCCGGCGTGGCGGCGCTCATCCTGCAGGGCAACCCCACGCTCCAGGGTGCGGAGGTGGCGGAGTTGGTGAAGTTCCATGCCACTCCGGGCGTCGTGGTGAATCCTGGCACTGGCTCCCCCAACCTGCTGCTCTACTCCGCCATCAGCGTGCCCACGGGCGATGTCACGCCTCCTGTCGCGGTCCTCACCTCCCCCACCGCGGGCACTACGGTCCAAGGCACGGTGCCGCTGAAAGCCGAGGCCGCGGACAACACCGCCGTCCAGCGGGTGGAGTTCTGGGTCAACGGCCAATTCCTGGGCGCCGATGAGTCCGCGCCGTATGAGTTGTCGTGGGACACCCAGCGCAACTTGCCCGGTAACGCCTCGCTGGTGGTCAAGGCATTCGATACTTCCTTCAATGCCAGCAGCAGCCCCGCCGTGAGCGTCACCGTGGCGAACACAGGCAACGCCAGCGACAACCCGGCGCTCAAGGCCCCCGCCTGCGCCACTTTGGGCGCCGTGTGCGATACCGGTTTGCTCCTCGTCGGCCGCGGCCCCAGGGGCCCCGAACTCAACGCGCCGAACACGATCAACTCCAGTTGCGCGGACGGTGCCTCCGGCGTGTTCCACGGTGATGAGTCGCTGGACCGGCTGCGCATCGCCACCGTGGACGGTGGCCCGCTGGTGCCCGGCAAGCTGGTGACGATCTCCGCCACCGTCTGGGCTTTCGCTGAGTTCAGCTACGACGCCCTGGATCTGTTCCACGCTCCGGATGCCACCAACCCCACGTGGACGTACCTCACCACGCTGGTGCCCACGGATAAAGACACCCAACTGCTCTCGGCCACCCTCCCCCTGCCCGCGGGCTCCTCCCTGCAGGCCATCCGCGGCGTCTTCAGCTTCGGCTCCACCTCCGTGACGAGCTGCTCCACGAACGAGTACACGGACCACGACGATCTCATCTTCGCCGTGGGGGAGAATACGCCTCCCACCGTCGTCCTCACCCAGCCCACCGCGGGCACGTCGGTTCAGGACACGGTGCTGCTGAAGGCCACGGCCACGGACAACACCGCCGTCCAGCGGGTGGAGTTCTGGGTCAACGGCCAGTTGCTGGGCACCGATACGTCCGCGCCGTACGAGTTGCCGTGGAACACCTGGCAGAGCGCCACCGGCACTGCCACGCTGGTGGCCAAGGCGTTCGACACCTCCGCCAATGTCGGCAGCAGCCCCCCCGTGAGCGTCACCGTGACGAGCACGGGCAACGCCACCCACGACCCGGTGCTCAAGGCCCCCATCTGCGCCACCGTGGGCGCCGTGTGCGACACCGGCTCGCTCCTCGTCGGCCGCGGCCCCAAGGGCCCCGAACTCAACGCGCCGAACACGATCAACTCCAGTTGCGCGGACGGCACCTCCGGCACGTTCCACTTCGACGAGTCGCTGGACCGGCTGCGCATCGCCACCGTGGACGGCGGCCCACTGGCGCCCGGCAAGCTGGTGACGATCTCCGCCTCCGTCTGGGCTTTCACGAACTTCAGCGTGGATACCCTGACCCTTTTCCACGCTCCGGATGCCACCAACCCCACGTGGACGCAATTTGCCAGGCTGACGCCCACCGCGAAGGACTCCCAGGTGCTCTCGGCCACCTTCACCCTGCCCCTCGGCGCCTCCCTGCAGGCCATCCGCGGCCTCTTCACCTACGGGACCGCCCCCGTGACGAGCTGCTCCTCAAGCGCCTACGCGGATCACGACGACCTCATCTTCGCCGTGGGCGATGCCCCCCCCACTTCCGAGGTGCTCTCGCCGTCCGCCAACAGCGTGGTGCAGGGCCAGGTCCCCGTCACGGTCCGCGCGACGGACGACAAGCAGGTGAAGCAGGTCAACTTCTACGTGGGCACCAAGTACGTGGGCTACAAGACCGTTGGCAACGGCAATGAGTACACGTTGACGTTCAACTCGCTGAACCTCGCCAACGGCCCCTACGACATCACCGCTGTCGCCATCGACTCGGCGGGACAGAAAACCACGTCGCCAGGGATGCCCATCATCATCCAGAACTAG
- a CDS encoding LysR family transcriptional regulator, which translates to MELRHLRYFVAVAEAEHFGRAAQQLHVSQSPLSRQIAQLEEEIGVELFVPSGRGVKLSAAGKSFLKGARATLARAAEAIEDAKAAAEGRTGRVVVGFEGGFAYTGLLPKVVSIFRARHPRAEVRLQPLVNEAQISALREGRISLGYGYDAPEEDPLIRSRVLFRDRIGVVLPKKHRLASRPSLKMADLRDERFIWGPRHANPRLYDDLIAAFRARNQPLKLVHEEADGEAQLTLVASGEGLTFFAESTAAIVRIGAVLKRIRDLDVEFLGRVVWRASDEKDPLVRSFLEITTSVHAGR; encoded by the coding sequence ATGGAACTCCGTCACCTGCGCTATTTCGTCGCTGTGGCCGAGGCCGAGCACTTCGGCCGTGCGGCGCAGCAGCTTCACGTCTCGCAGTCGCCGCTGAGCCGGCAGATCGCTCAGCTCGAAGAGGAGATCGGCGTGGAGCTCTTCGTGCCCTCGGGCCGGGGCGTGAAGTTGTCCGCCGCCGGCAAGAGCTTCCTCAAGGGGGCGCGTGCCACGCTCGCGCGGGCGGCCGAGGCCATTGAGGACGCGAAAGCCGCCGCGGAGGGGCGCACCGGCCGCGTCGTGGTCGGATTCGAGGGTGGATTCGCCTACACGGGGCTCTTGCCGAAGGTCGTTTCCATCTTTCGCGCGCGCCACCCGCGTGCGGAGGTTCGCCTTCAGCCGCTCGTGAACGAGGCGCAAATCTCTGCGCTTCGGGAAGGCCGCATCTCGCTGGGCTACGGCTACGACGCGCCCGAGGAAGATCCGCTCATCCGCTCCCGCGTGCTCTTTCGCGATCGAATTGGCGTGGTGCTTCCGAAGAAGCACCGGCTCGCGTCGCGCCCAAGTCTCAAGATGGCGGACTTGCGGGACGAGCGCTTCATCTGGGGACCGCGACATGCGAACCCCCGGCTTTATGACGACCTGATCGCCGCGTTTCGCGCGCGGAATCAGCCGCTCAAACTCGTCCACGAAGAGGCCGATGGCGAGGCGCAGCTCACGCTCGTCGCGAGCGGCGAGGGACTGACTTTCTTCGCGGAGAGCACAGCGGCGATCGTGCGAATTGGCGCGGTGCTGAAGCGGATTCGCGATCTCGACGTGGAGTTCCTCGGGCGAGTCGTGTGGCGGGCATCGGACGAGAAGGATCCGCTCGTACGGTCGTTTCTCGAGATCACCACCTCCGTGCACGCGGGCCGGTGA
- a CDS encoding FAD-dependent monooxygenase, translated as MDKIYDVVIGGAGPVGLFLACELGMRGVSVLVLERDETAASPWKTAPLGTRGLNVPSVEAFYRRGMLDEVLDPGERPSTLKRTAGFEYAGHFACMMLDANKLDLSRWKYVLPGPALLPSPSETHRIETALSHRAEGFDVTVLRGKPVTAFAQSSEGVTVESGGERFRGKWLVGCDGGRSTIRKAADFEFVGTEAEFTGYSVLCDLDDLSKLKPGWNLTPKGAYIVAQEKQLIVVDFDGSAFHRTQPITREHFETVLRRVSGTDVSVTALHLASTFTDRVKQASTYRKGRVLLAGDSAHIHSPLGAQGLSTGIGDAMNLGWKLAATIKGTAPNGLIDTYTQERHPIGAWVLEWTRAQVTVMRPDPYGHAMAKVIRGLIETNDGTHYFVERFWGNSQRYDLGDVHPLVGASAPDFELGDGTRLGTKLEPGRALLIDFSKNGAIAQRVRRWASSVDYLNVHAKNELGLKALLVRPDGIVAWVGEDAVDLESLRAALSRWFSAAES; from the coding sequence ATGGACAAGATCTACGACGTCGTCATCGGTGGCGCGGGCCCGGTGGGGCTCTTCCTCGCGTGTGAACTCGGAATGCGCGGCGTTTCCGTCCTCGTTCTCGAGCGCGACGAAACAGCAGCGTCCCCGTGGAAGACAGCCCCGCTCGGCACGCGGGGATTGAACGTTCCCTCCGTCGAGGCGTTCTACCGGCGCGGCATGCTCGACGAGGTTCTCGACCCCGGCGAGCGGCCGTCTACGCTCAAGAGGACGGCTGGGTTCGAGTACGCGGGTCACTTCGCCTGCATGATGCTCGACGCGAACAAGCTCGATCTGTCGCGTTGGAAGTATGTCTTGCCGGGCCCCGCGCTCCTTCCCAGTCCTTCGGAAACGCACCGCATCGAGACCGCCCTCTCTCATCGCGCCGAAGGGTTTGACGTGACCGTCCTCCGCGGCAAGCCGGTGACGGCCTTCGCTCAAAGCAGCGAAGGCGTGACCGTCGAATCTGGAGGCGAAAGGTTCCGCGGCAAGTGGCTCGTGGGCTGTGACGGCGGGAGAAGCACGATTCGCAAAGCGGCCGACTTCGAGTTCGTGGGAACCGAAGCCGAGTTCACCGGCTACTCGGTCCTCTGTGACTTGGACGATTTGAGCAAGCTCAAGCCCGGCTGGAACCTCACACCCAAGGGCGCGTACATCGTCGCGCAAGAGAAACAGCTTATCGTCGTGGACTTCGACGGCTCAGCGTTTCACCGCACGCAGCCCATCACGCGCGAACACTTCGAGACCGTGCTGCGCCGCGTGTCCGGAACGGACGTGAGCGTCACTGCGCTGCACCTCGCGTCGACCTTCACGGATCGCGTGAAGCAGGCGTCGACGTATCGCAAGGGCCGTGTGCTCTTGGCCGGCGACAGCGCACACATCCATTCTCCGCTCGGTGCGCAGGGCCTCAGTACCGGAATCGGCGATGCGATGAATCTCGGCTGGAAGCTCGCGGCCACAATCAAGGGCACAGCTCCGAACGGTTTGATCGACACGTACACGCAAGAGCGACATCCCATCGGCGCGTGGGTACTTGAGTGGACGCGCGCGCAGGTCACCGTGATGCGGCCGGATCCCTACGGACACGCCATGGCGAAAGTCATCCGTGGCCTCATCGAAACGAACGACGGGACGCACTACTTCGTCGAGCGCTTCTGGGGGAACTCACAGCGCTACGATCTCGGCGATGTGCATCCCCTCGTGGGCGCGAGCGCACCGGATTTCGAGCTCGGCGATGGCACGCGGCTCGGCACCAAGCTCGAGCCCGGGCGTGCGCTCCTCATCGACTTCTCGAAGAACGGCGCGATTGCGCAACGCGTTCGCCGTTGGGCCTCGAGCGTCGACTACCTGAAC